From Alcaligenes faecalis, the proteins below share one genomic window:
- a CDS encoding YgfZ/GcvT domain-containing protein → MSFLHAQVSNDLEHLAADRACIAAYCTAKGRSLATMVLWREQDETVYALVRRDLSEALIKRLRMFVLRSKVTISLAELQVYGVADQSSAQAVWSLQHDGGDTLIQAPGDLDGLNRHWRISPQPDATAQASDGRWETADILAGLPWIGADTQDLFIPQTLNLDLIDGINFKKGCYPGQEVVARSHYRGTIKRRMMAARTAVLDTAPQTPEAADVFLVSQNAEPLAAARIINRAWQAEQQRLYVLMEVVLADLEQGQFQLEQGQALELQPLPYALPELSSSDGTN, encoded by the coding sequence GTGTCCTTTCTCCATGCTCAAGTCAGCAATGATCTGGAGCATCTGGCTGCCGATCGCGCCTGCATCGCGGCCTATTGCACCGCCAAAGGCCGCAGCTTGGCGACCATGGTGTTGTGGCGCGAGCAGGACGAAACGGTCTATGCCCTGGTACGTCGTGATCTAAGCGAAGCCCTGATCAAGCGCTTGCGCATGTTCGTGCTGCGCAGCAAAGTCACAATCAGCCTGGCCGAGCTGCAGGTTTACGGTGTGGCGGATCAATCCAGCGCCCAGGCCGTCTGGAGTTTGCAGCACGATGGTGGCGACACCCTGATCCAGGCCCCTGGCGATCTGGATGGCTTGAATCGCCACTGGCGAATTTCTCCCCAGCCAGACGCGACTGCGCAAGCCTCTGATGGTCGTTGGGAAACAGCGGATATTCTGGCCGGTTTGCCCTGGATCGGCGCCGACACGCAGGATTTGTTCATTCCCCAGACCCTGAACCTGGACCTGATTGACGGCATCAACTTCAAGAAAGGCTGCTATCCGGGCCAGGAAGTGGTAGCGCGTAGCCATTATCGGGGCACGATCAAGCGCCGCATGATGGCCGCCCGTACCGCTGTTCTGGACACGGCACCACAGACGCCGGAAGCTGCCGATGTGTTTCTGGTCTCACAGAATGCGGAACCGCTGGCCGCCGCGCGCATTATCAACCGTGCCTGGCAAGCCGAGCAGCAGCGACTGTATGTCTTGATGGAAGTGGTACTGGCGGACCTGGAACAAGGCCAGTTTCAGCTGGAGCAAGGACAGGCGCTGGAACTGCAGCCCCTGCCCTACGCGCTGCCAGAACTTAGTTCTTCTGACGGTACAAATTAA
- the mltG gene encoding endolytic transglycosylase MltG, producing the protein MKKTVKIFSALLGLLVVAACVIAGGAWYWAKKQPVTMSAERIDYVVPAGSGPRAIARSMQQAGIDIQEDAFVWMARLSGLDTSLQAGAYEAVRGDTPWMVMERMSSGNMLQTRLTIPEGWTYQRIRETLASNPQVRQTLADVSDADLLKRFGVEAVHPEGLFYPDTYVFVPGTADVDILRRGFQAQQELLEQLWADRDADLPLKTPYEALIMASIVERETGHSQDRARVAGVFMNRLRVGMPLQTDPTVIYGMGSAYDGRIRKRDLTTDTPWNTYTRNGLPPTPIASPGKASLMATLHPEKHNFYYFVSRGDGTSEFSTNLAAHNRAVAKYILKR; encoded by the coding sequence ATGAAAAAAACTGTCAAGATCTTCTCTGCCCTGTTGGGCCTTTTGGTGGTCGCCGCCTGTGTGATAGCGGGTGGTGCCTGGTATTGGGCCAAGAAACAGCCCGTGACGATGAGTGCCGAACGCATCGACTATGTGGTGCCTGCAGGCTCCGGCCCCCGCGCGATTGCACGCAGCATGCAGCAGGCCGGGATAGATATTCAGGAAGATGCGTTTGTCTGGATGGCGCGACTCTCCGGTCTGGATACCTCCTTGCAAGCGGGTGCCTACGAAGCTGTGCGTGGTGATACGCCCTGGATGGTGATGGAGCGCATGTCCAGCGGCAATATGCTGCAAACCCGCCTGACGATTCCCGAAGGGTGGACCTATCAACGGATACGTGAAACGCTTGCGAGCAATCCGCAGGTCCGGCAGACCTTGGCGGATGTCAGTGATGCTGATTTGCTGAAGCGTTTTGGCGTGGAAGCGGTCCATCCTGAAGGCCTGTTCTATCCCGATACCTATGTGTTTGTGCCAGGTACGGCGGACGTGGACATCCTGCGTCGCGGTTTTCAGGCCCAACAGGAGCTGCTGGAGCAGCTTTGGGCGGACCGGGACGCGGATTTGCCCTTGAAGACCCCATATGAAGCCTTGATCATGGCATCCATCGTGGAGCGCGAGACGGGCCACAGCCAGGACCGGGCACGCGTGGCCGGGGTGTTCATGAACCGTTTGCGCGTAGGCATGCCATTGCAGACAGACCCGACTGTTATTTATGGCATGGGTTCGGCCTATGACGGCCGTATTCGCAAGCGGGATCTGACGACGGATACGCCCTGGAACACCTATACGCGCAATGGCCTGCCTCCCACGCCGATTGCCAGTCCCGGCAAGGCCTCCTTGATGGCGACCCTGCATCCGGAAAAGCACAATTTCTATTATTTTGTGTCGCGTGGAGATGGGACCAGCGAGTTCTCGACGAATCTGGCCGCACATAATCGGGCCGTCGCCAAATATATTCTGAAGCGTTAA
- a CDS encoding deoxynucleotide monophosphate kinase has translation MSLLIGLAAKARSGKDTVASLLLAHNPLLAAYALADPVKMGCEVLFGLSPAQAWTDDSLKEVPIALWQRSPRQCFQLLGTDWMRQRDPDHWLRRAQHVLEFGPGAPLAKNSQDYSVWALALAAIYGMSPEHLDDEQADQVDAFWGLSPRQAAEHLRNQVLAEYPDYEQRRQSLPLFPPSHQLPDMSQARCLLIKDIRYENEANFIRAHGGEIWHIERPGNPVISQHSSEWGVERAPQDYLIRNDAGLEELASKVRDVWTGFTQRHGLTL, from the coding sequence GTGAGCTTATTGATCGGGCTGGCCGCCAAAGCGCGTTCAGGCAAAGACACCGTCGCCAGTTTGCTATTGGCACACAACCCCTTATTGGCCGCCTATGCCCTGGCCGACCCCGTAAAAATGGGTTGCGAAGTGCTGTTTGGCTTGAGCCCGGCCCAGGCCTGGACAGACGACAGCCTGAAAGAAGTGCCAATTGCCCTGTGGCAGCGCTCCCCCCGTCAGTGTTTCCAGCTACTGGGAACGGATTGGATGCGCCAGCGCGATCCCGATCACTGGCTACGCCGCGCCCAGCATGTACTGGAATTCGGGCCAGGCGCCCCCCTGGCCAAAAACAGTCAGGACTACTCGGTCTGGGCGCTGGCCCTGGCGGCAATTTACGGCATGTCGCCTGAACACCTGGATGACGAACAGGCTGATCAAGTGGATGCCTTCTGGGGCTTGAGCCCGCGTCAGGCGGCCGAGCACCTGCGCAATCAGGTTCTGGCTGAATACCCAGATTACGAGCAACGTCGCCAAAGCCTGCCCCTGTTCCCGCCCAGCCACCAGCTTCCTGATATGAGCCAGGCCCGCTGCCTGCTGATTAAAGACATTCGCTACGAAAACGAGGCCAATTTTATCCGTGCGCACGGCGGGGAAATCTGGCATATCGAACGTCCCGGCAATCCAGTGATCAGCCAGCACTCTTCCGAGTGGGGTGTGGAACGCGCCCCCCAGGACTATCTGATTCGCAATGACGCGGGCCTGGAAGAACTGGCCAGCAAGGTCCGTGATGTGTGGACGGGGTTTACACAACGGCACGGTCTGACGCTCTGA
- a CDS encoding TatD family hydrolase has translation MFVDSHCHLNFPELAENLDDILDRMRQNQVGCALVVSVDMDDWPGLMNLVRPHGHLFASVGVHPDYEKVTEPTVEELLKHAQDPKVVAIGETGLDYYRLQEPLDWQRARFRTHIRASRESGLPLIIHTRSASEDTIAIMREEQAQIAGGVMHCFTETWEVAQAALDLNFYISFSGIVTFKNAIQLQEVAQRVPLDRLLIETDSPFLAPVPYRGKTNNPSLVIHVAEKIAELRGISVKEVEEASTENFFRLFSKVQL, from the coding sequence ATGTTTGTTGATTCGCATTGCCATCTTAATTTCCCCGAGCTTGCTGAAAATCTGGACGACATCCTGGACAGGATGCGCCAGAACCAGGTGGGCTGTGCGCTGGTGGTCAGCGTGGATATGGACGACTGGCCCGGTTTGATGAACCTGGTGCGTCCTCACGGCCATCTGTTTGCCTCGGTGGGTGTGCATCCGGATTACGAGAAAGTCACCGAGCCGACGGTCGAGGAACTGCTCAAGCATGCTCAAGACCCTAAAGTTGTGGCGATTGGGGAGACCGGTCTGGACTATTACCGCTTGCAAGAGCCTCTGGATTGGCAGCGTGCGCGTTTCCGTACCCATATCCGTGCCAGCCGTGAATCGGGCCTGCCCTTGATTATCCACACCCGCTCGGCCAGTGAAGACACGATTGCCATCATGCGCGAAGAGCAGGCGCAGATTGCCGGGGGCGTGATGCACTGTTTCACGGAAACCTGGGAAGTGGCACAAGCGGCGTTGGATCTGAATTTTTATATTTCTTTTTCCGGGATTGTGACCTTCAAGAACGCGATTCAGCTGCAAGAGGTGGCACAGCGAGTGCCGCTGGATCGCTTGCTGATCGAAACAGACTCGCCGTTTTTGGCTCCTGTACCGTATCGTGGCAAAACCAATAATCCTTCCCTGGTCATTCATGTGGCCGAGAAGATTGCGGAGCTTCGTGGGATCTCAGTTAAGGAAGTAGAAGAGGCCAGCACGGAGAATTTCTTCAGATTATTCAGTAAGGTACAGCTTTAA
- a CDS encoding type II toxin-antitoxin system RatA family toxin → MHTVKRSVLLPYSCEQMFDLVAEVEKYPEFMPWCGGATVNQRDEKGMEASVTISIAGIRQTFTTRNEHDYPNRIVLRLVKGPFSALTGDWQFTPLGEDGCKIVFTMEYEFSSRALEMVVGPIFNRVANSFIDSFTRRAQEVYGD, encoded by the coding sequence ATGCATACAGTAAAACGCTCCGTCCTCCTTCCTTATAGCTGCGAACAGATGTTTGACCTGGTTGCAGAGGTGGAAAAATACCCTGAATTCATGCCCTGGTGTGGGGGGGCGACCGTCAATCAGCGCGACGAAAAGGGGATGGAAGCCTCGGTTACCATCAGCATCGCGGGTATTCGCCAAACCTTCACCACACGCAACGAACACGATTATCCCAATCGTATTGTCTTGCGCCTGGTCAAAGGGCCGTTTTCGGCCTTGACGGGGGACTGGCAGTTTACTCCTTTGGGTGAAGACGGTTGCAAGATCGTGTTCACCATGGAGTACGAGTTCTCCAGTCGGGCGCTGGAAATGGTGGTCGGCCCCATTTTCAACCGCGTTGCCAACAGCTTTATCGACTCCTTCACCCGCCGTGCCCAAGAGGTCTACGGTGACTGA
- the mmsB gene encoding 3-hydroxyisobutyrate dehydrogenase, giving the protein MSNTIAFIGLGHMGKPMALNLLKAGHSLKVFDLNAEAMKELQEAGAQVGESAVDIAKDAQMVFTMLPAGRHVRQVYEGENGLLQAVAPGTVLVDCSTIDAQTSQDLAAKAAKLGLLMLDAPVSGGTGGAIAGTLTFMVGGEDPALEKARPYLDAMGKNIFHAGKAGAGQVAKICNNMLLGILMAGTAEALALGVAHGLDPAVLSSIMARSSGRNWATELYNPWPGVMPDVPASRDYQGGFATGLMLKDLGLAADAAVSQNSATPLGELARNLFALHAAQGQNAGLDFSSILNLYRQKN; this is encoded by the coding sequence ATGAGTAACACGATTGCATTTATCGGGCTGGGCCATATGGGCAAACCCATGGCGCTGAATCTGCTCAAAGCCGGTCATAGTTTGAAAGTCTTTGACCTGAATGCGGAAGCCATGAAGGAACTGCAGGAGGCGGGGGCACAGGTGGGCGAATCGGCCGTGGACATCGCCAAAGATGCCCAGATGGTCTTTACCATGCTGCCCGCTGGCCGCCACGTTCGTCAGGTTTATGAGGGCGAGAACGGCTTGCTGCAGGCTGTGGCCCCCGGCACAGTGCTGGTCGATTGCAGCACGATTGATGCGCAAACCAGCCAGGATCTGGCCGCCAAGGCAGCCAAGCTGGGTTTGTTGATGCTGGATGCACCTGTCTCCGGTGGTACGGGTGGCGCCATTGCCGGTACCTTGACCTTTATGGTTGGGGGCGAGGATCCGGCGCTGGAAAAGGCGCGTCCTTATCTGGATGCCATGGGCAAGAACATTTTCCACGCCGGTAAAGCCGGTGCGGGTCAGGTTGCCAAGATTTGCAACAATATGCTCTTGGGAATTTTGATGGCGGGTACCGCTGAAGCCTTGGCTTTGGGCGTTGCCCACGGTCTGGACCCTGCCGTGCTGTCGTCCATCATGGCGCGCAGCTCCGGCCGTAACTGGGCGACCGAACTGTACAACCCCTGGCCTGGCGTGATGCCGGATGTACCGGCCTCGCGTGACTATCAGGGTGGGTTTGCGACAGGCCTGATGCTGAAAGACCTGGGTCTGGCCGCCGATGCGGCAGTGAGTCAAAACAGTGCGACGCCTTTAGGCGAACTGGCCCGTAACCTGTTCGCCTTGCACGCCGCACAGGGTCAGAATGCAGGGCTGGATTTCTCCAGCATTCTTAATTTGTACCGTCAGAAGAACTAA
- a CDS encoding RnfH family protein, translating to MTDLSVSVIVATQAQVWKAALRLPAGSCVRDALLKAGIAEGLRECGLPPLDDEQGLDALHVGVYGQRCQLDQLLQDQDRVEVYRELVFDPMDSRRRRYAHKLAARAAARPRRKPARA from the coding sequence GTGACTGATTTATCCGTCAGCGTGATTGTGGCGACCCAGGCCCAGGTCTGGAAAGCTGCCCTGCGTTTGCCAGCGGGCAGCTGTGTCCGTGATGCTCTGTTAAAGGCAGGAATTGCCGAAGGGCTGCGTGAGTGCGGCCTGCCGCCGCTGGATGATGAACAGGGCCTGGACGCACTGCACGTCGGCGTCTACGGCCAACGCTGCCAGCTGGACCAGCTCTTGCAGGATCAGGACCGGGTGGAAGTCTACCGTGAACTGGTTTTTGACCCCATGGATTCTCGCCGTCGTCGTTACGCACACAAGCTGGCCGCTCGCGCTGCCGCCAGACCACGCCGTAAACCTGCCCGCGCCTAG
- the holB gene encoding DNA polymerase III subunit delta': protein MSDSLTFLPWQIETAQSWLGNRERFAHAWLIHGLPGIGKTQFARAAAASLLCDQPVQGLACGQCQACQWVRGGNHPDLRLLRPDALALEEQGPDTQEGDLAKDSAARKNPSREIRVEQLRQLQHWFNTATHRGGWRVAVLYPAQALNLVSANALLKVLEEPADRTVFLLVADAPDRLLPTLVSRCRRLPLPAPDAQQSVQWLEQQGVDQASDWLAAWGGAPLKALSASQDMNAPCPDWLSAWMDGVLKAGREADLSLADTLEKLPAQEWIDHWQRLFVDIQLGGFAQPARYYPSLQKRIDALAAQSNTTAVTEALKWLVQQKRLGNHPLNAKLFIHHALDRLHQACRRV, encoded by the coding sequence GTGTCCGATAGTTTGACTTTTCTACCCTGGCAGATCGAGACCGCCCAAAGCTGGTTGGGCAATCGGGAGCGTTTTGCCCATGCCTGGCTGATCCACGGTCTGCCGGGCATCGGCAAGACGCAATTCGCCCGAGCGGCCGCGGCCAGTTTATTGTGCGATCAGCCGGTGCAGGGTCTGGCTTGTGGCCAATGTCAGGCCTGTCAGTGGGTGCGGGGGGGGAATCACCCCGATTTGCGTCTGCTGCGCCCGGATGCGCTTGCTCTTGAAGAGCAGGGGCCAGATACCCAGGAAGGCGATCTGGCCAAGGATTCAGCCGCCCGTAAAAATCCTTCCCGTGAAATCCGGGTGGAGCAATTGCGTCAGTTGCAGCATTGGTTCAATACTGCCACCCATAGAGGGGGCTGGCGCGTCGCGGTGCTGTATCCGGCTCAAGCCCTGAATCTGGTATCCGCCAATGCCTTGCTGAAGGTGCTGGAAGAGCCCGCAGATCGTACTGTCTTTTTGCTGGTTGCCGATGCACCAGATCGGCTGCTGCCCACACTGGTGTCGCGTTGCCGCCGTTTGCCTTTACCCGCACCCGATGCCCAGCAATCGGTGCAATGGCTGGAGCAACAAGGGGTGGATCAGGCCTCGGACTGGTTGGCTGCCTGGGGCGGGGCACCGCTAAAAGCGTTGAGTGCCAGCCAGGACATGAATGCTCCGTGTCCCGATTGGCTCAGTGCCTGGATGGATGGGGTGCTGAAAGCGGGTCGAGAGGCGGACCTGTCCTTGGCCGATACGCTGGAAAAACTGCCTGCCCAAGAGTGGATCGACCATTGGCAGCGTTTGTTTGTCGATATTCAGCTGGGTGGCTTTGCCCAACCAGCGCGTTACTATCCTTCCCTGCAAAAACGCATTGATGCCTTGGCAGCCCAATCCAACACCACAGCGGTGACGGAAGCCCTGAAGTGGCTGGTCCAGCAAAAGAGGCTGGGCAATCATCCGCTCAATGCTAAATTGTTTATTCATCATGCCCTGGACCGTTTGCACCAGGCATGTCGTCGTGTTTAA
- a CDS encoding acyl-CoA dehydrogenase family protein: MILTDDQNAFAQAAREFAQGELAPHAARWDEEQVFPIEAFRKAGELGFCGLYAPESIGGLGLGRLESSLVFEEMAAVDPSTTAFLTIHNMVTWMVGTWGTDEVKTQWGELLSSGQKLGSYCLTEPGAGSDAASLRTRAERDGDDYLISGSKAFISGAGDTDLLVVMARTGGDGPKGISAFAVPADAAGITYGRKELKMGWNSQSTRGITFERVRVPASAMLGQEGEGFKLAMKGLDGGRINIACCSVGAAQGAYDAARQYMQERRQFGKHLDQFQALQFKLADILTSVVAARQMVRLAASHLDAGSSQASTYCAMAKRMATDLGFQACVDAQQLFGGYGYLKDYPVERLVRDTRVHQILEGTNEIMRVIIARQIIDLGADIR; encoded by the coding sequence ATGATACTGACAGACGATCAGAACGCTTTTGCGCAAGCGGCTCGCGAGTTTGCACAAGGGGAACTGGCACCGCATGCGGCGCGTTGGGATGAGGAACAGGTTTTCCCGATCGAGGCGTTCCGCAAAGCGGGCGAATTGGGTTTTTGCGGCTTGTATGCCCCGGAATCCATTGGTGGTCTGGGCCTGGGACGTCTGGAGTCCAGCCTGGTGTTTGAAGAAATGGCGGCAGTGGACCCCTCAACCACCGCATTTCTGACTATTCACAATATGGTGACCTGGATGGTCGGCACCTGGGGGACGGACGAAGTCAAAACCCAATGGGGCGAGCTGCTGAGCAGTGGCCAGAAACTGGGCTCTTACTGTCTGACCGAACCGGGCGCAGGCTCGGATGCCGCCTCCTTGCGTACCCGCGCCGAGCGAGATGGTGATGACTATCTGATCAGCGGCAGCAAAGCCTTTATCTCCGGTGCTGGGGACACGGACTTGCTGGTGGTCATGGCTCGTACCGGTGGTGATGGTCCCAAGGGGATTTCCGCCTTTGCCGTACCTGCCGATGCCGCCGGTATCACCTATGGCCGCAAAGAATTGAAGATGGGCTGGAACAGCCAGTCCACACGGGGCATTACTTTTGAGCGCGTGCGCGTTCCTGCTTCGGCCATGCTGGGCCAGGAAGGCGAAGGCTTCAAGCTGGCCATGAAGGGTCTGGATGGTGGGCGTATCAATATTGCCTGCTGCTCGGTAGGAGCCGCCCAGGGCGCGTATGATGCCGCCCGCCAATACATGCAGGAGCGCCGCCAGTTCGGCAAGCATCTGGACCAGTTCCAGGCCCTGCAGTTCAAATTGGCCGATATCCTGACCAGCGTGGTCGCCGCCCGCCAAATGGTGCGTCTGGCCGCCTCGCACCTGGACGCCGGCAGCAGCCAGGCCAGCACTTACTGCGCCATGGCCAAACGCATGGCCACGGATCTGGGTTTTCAGGCCTGCGTGGATGCGCAACAGCTCTTTGGCGGTTATGGTTATCTGAAGGATTATCCTGTGGAGCGACTGGTGCGCGATACTCGGGTGCACCAGATTCTGGAAGGCACAAACGAGATCATGCGTGTCATCATTGCACGACAAATCATTGATCTTGGAGCTGATATTCGATGA
- the smpB gene encoding SsrA-binding protein SmpB — protein MSIVDNRKATHEYFIEERFEAGLVLEGWEVKAIRAGHVQLKESFVIVREGELFIIGMHVSALPTASTHIRPDATRTRKLLLKAEEISKLIGKVEQRGYALVPLNLHYKKGRIKLDFGLGRGKKLHDKRDVSRDKDWKREQERLMKHDTRRKTNE, from the coding sequence ATGAGTATTGTTGATAATCGCAAGGCTACCCACGAATATTTTATCGAAGAGCGCTTTGAGGCCGGTCTGGTCCTGGAGGGCTGGGAGGTCAAGGCGATCCGAGCTGGGCATGTTCAGCTCAAAGAAAGCTTTGTCATCGTACGCGAAGGCGAGCTGTTTATTATCGGGATGCACGTCAGCGCTTTGCCGACCGCGTCCACCCATATCCGGCCCGATGCCACTCGCACACGTAAACTGCTGCTCAAAGCCGAAGAAATCAGCAAGCTGATCGGCAAGGTTGAACAACGTGGTTACGCCCTGGTTCCCCTGAACCTCCACTACAAGAAAGGTCGTATCAAGCTGGACTTCGGTCTGGGCCGCGGTAAAAAACTGCACGATAAACGTGATGTTTCCCGCGACAAGGACTGGAAGCGTGAACAAGAACGCTTGATGAAACACGACACCCGCCGCAAGACGAATGAATAA
- a CDS encoding enoyl-CoA hydratase/isomerase family protein, with protein sequence MTDSVLFDRLPGQNGKAIGVATLNRPQALNGLNLEMCQLLFKQFQEWAKDSSIAMIVLHGAGEKALCAGGDLHSLYASMQKNQGGSAWNNEYAREFFDVEYRLDYLIHTFPKPILCWGDGIVMGGGVGLFNGASHRVVTDTTRFAMPEISIGLFPDVGGTWMLSHLPAGIGHFLALSGAQINASDCLFLGLADAYLPRVHFDALLKALQATSWSDERAACDGSLHQVLRSLAEGARPDSGPLEQNYAMLRDVCASREFERITQALQQWQDSADPWLSRAAQTFAKGAPGSARLSFELLERVHHLSLADVFRLEYIVSLQCGVQGDFQEGIRALLIDKDKQPRWNPASLEQADARWVERFFVPAWPAETTHPLADL encoded by the coding sequence ATGACGGATTCTGTTTTGTTTGATCGCTTGCCCGGCCAGAACGGGAAAGCGATTGGTGTTGCGACTCTGAACCGCCCGCAGGCCCTGAATGGACTTAATCTGGAAATGTGCCAGTTGCTGTTCAAGCAGTTTCAGGAATGGGCGAAGGACTCCAGTATTGCCATGATCGTGTTGCACGGTGCCGGAGAAAAGGCGCTGTGTGCTGGCGGCGATCTGCATTCGCTGTACGCTTCCATGCAAAAGAACCAGGGTGGTTCGGCCTGGAATAACGAGTACGCCCGCGAATTTTTCGATGTGGAATACCGCCTGGACTATCTGATTCATACCTTCCCCAAGCCGATTTTGTGCTGGGGTGACGGGATTGTGATGGGCGGGGGCGTGGGCTTGTTCAACGGTGCCAGCCATCGTGTGGTGACAGATACCACGCGTTTTGCCATGCCCGAGATCTCCATTGGCTTGTTCCCCGACGTGGGCGGCACCTGGATGCTATCGCACCTGCCTGCGGGCATCGGCCACTTCCTGGCGCTGAGCGGCGCGCAAATCAACGCCTCGGACTGCCTGTTCCTGGGCCTGGCGGACGCTTACTTGCCACGGGTGCATTTCGACGCCTTGCTCAAGGCCCTGCAAGCCACGAGCTGGTCTGATGAACGCGCCGCTTGTGACGGCAGCCTGCATCAGGTCCTGCGCAGTCTGGCAGAGGGCGCTCGCCCCGATAGCGGCCCGCTGGAGCAAAATTACGCCATGCTGCGTGATGTCTGCGCCAGCCGCGAATTTGAACGCATTACACAGGCTCTGCAGCAGTGGCAGGATAGTGCCGACCCCTGGCTGTCCCGCGCCGCGCAAACCTTCGCTAAAGGCGCTCCTGGTTCGGCTCGCTTGTCCTTTGAGCTGCTGGAGCGGGTCCACCACCTGTCTTTGGCCGATGTTTTCCGTCTGGAATACATTGTGTCGCTGCAATGTGGCGTACAGGGCGACTTCCAGGAAGGCATACGCGCACTGCTGATTGATAAGGATAAACAGCCACGCTGGAATCCGGCGTCGCTGGAACAGGCTGATGCCCGCTGGGTGGAACGCTTTTTTGTTCCTGCCTGGCCCGCAGAAACGACTCATCCCTTGGCTGACCTGTGA
- a CDS encoding ankyrin repeat domain-containing protein, which yields MMLPLALLLSAPVSAQEQELESRNWYLALENDRSNIIEQEFIKGANPNAVDSKGNPSLMLAIRNKSWKVVDTLLANRQTNVNIENETRETPMMYLALMGETARLRDLQARGGQVNRVGWSPLHYAASKGHEETVRYLLSQKAIVNAPAPDGTSPLMMAALSGKRAVVDVLLAAGADPSMQNAQGLSPADWARSANHEQLASYLDQAVARKAASAPAAAGTYSGGAVQTYGVPERVEQPDLNRVQTVTVEPEPAPAADSSSSKPASSGSTSRYFDLDRFDKPVQP from the coding sequence ATGATGCTTCCACTGGCCTTGCTCTTGTCAGCCCCCGTGTCGGCGCAGGAACAGGAGCTGGAAAGCCGGAACTGGTATTTGGCGCTGGAAAATGATCGTTCCAATATCATCGAGCAGGAGTTCATCAAAGGGGCGAACCCCAATGCGGTGGACTCCAAGGGCAATCCCTCTTTGATGCTGGCGATCCGCAACAAGTCCTGGAAAGTGGTGGACACCTTGCTGGCCAATCGCCAAACCAATGTGAATATCGAGAACGAGACCCGCGAGACCCCCATGATGTATCTGGCGCTGATGGGGGAAACCGCTCGTTTGCGTGATCTGCAAGCGCGAGGTGGCCAAGTGAATCGGGTGGGCTGGTCGCCTTTGCACTATGCCGCCTCCAAAGGGCACGAGGAGACGGTACGCTATCTGCTGTCTCAGAAAGCGATTGTGAATGCGCCTGCACCTGATGGGACCAGTCCCTTGATGATGGCTGCCTTGTCGGGCAAACGGGCTGTAGTCGATGTGTTATTGGCAGCGGGTGCGGATCCGAGTATGCAAAATGCCCAAGGTTTGAGTCCGGCAGACTGGGCTCGTTCGGCGAATCATGAACAATTGGCCAGCTACCTGGATCAGGCCGTCGCACGCAAAGCAGCCTCTGCGCCTGCTGCAGCGGGGACTTATTCAGGGGGAGCGGTACAGACATACGGCGTACCAGAGCGGGTCGAACAGCCCGATCTGAATCGGGTGCAAACGGTGACGGTAGAACCAGAACCCGCTCCTGCAGCGGATAGCTCAAGCTCCAAGCCCGCTTCGTCGGGCAGTACCAGTCGTTATTTTGACCTGGACCGTTTCGACAAGCCTGTACAGCCTTGA